The DNA segment AGCGTGATTTAGCAAAGATGCTTAAGACGATTACCGGCGCCTTCGATTTGCTTTTTGACCGTCCTTTCCCGTATATGATGGTTATCCACCAAACACCCGTAAACACTGAGGAATACAAAGAAAGCGATAAATACTTTCACTTCCATATTGAATTCTATCCGCCATTGAGAGACAAAGATAAAATAAAGTGGTATGCCTCTTCAGAAATGGGAGCCTGGGCTGCTGCAAACCCCCTTTCGGTTGAGGAGACTGCCCCAAAACTAAGAGAAGCAATTGAGAGGTTTTTGAAGAATGAACCTGAATAAACTTAAAGAGGAATTTACTGCACTTTATGGAGAAGGCAAAGTCGATGTGTTTTTTGCACCGGGCAGGGTGAATCTTATTGGGGAGCATATCGATTATAACGGCGGATTAGTGATGCCTGCAACTATTTCGCTTGGAATTTACGGGCTTAAACGCAAGCGTAATGACTCTATCATTAATCTTGTTTCGAAAGATGCACCAAATAGGGTCGCTATCGATTTAAATGAAGAAATAAAGTATGTAGCTTCAGACGGATGGGCAAATTACCCAAAAGGTGTCATAAAAAAACTCCTTGAAGAGGGCTTTAAAGTAGAAGGTGCAGATATTATGTTTGCAAGTACGCTTCCAATGGGCTCGGGTCTTTCTTCCTCTGCTGCAATCGAGGTGTTAACGGCTTTTATGATGCTCTACCCAGAAAATCAAATCGACAGGATTAAAATTGCGAAAATGTGTAAGGATGTAGAAAACAACTTTGTAGGTGTAAACTGTGGCATTATGGACCAGTTTGCCGTAAGTATGGGGAAAAAAGACCATGCAATATTACTCAATAGCGACACACTCGAATATGAGTATGTCCCGATAAAATTAGGCGAATTTACCCTTGTCATTATGGATACAGGGAAAAGAAGGGAACTCAACGAATCAAAGTATAACGAAAGGCGAAAAGAGTGTGAAGAGGCACTTTCAAATATTCAGCAAAAGAAAGCAATTTCTAACTTGTGCGAAGCAAGTCTTGAAGATATTTTGCTTCTTGATAATGAAGTTTTACGAAAACGAACACTGCATGTTATTACAGAAAACGTGCGCGTCAAAAAGGCGTCCATTGCACTCAAAAATGGTGATATAAAAGAATTTGGAAAATTGCTTGTGGAGTCTCATAATTCCCTCAGGGATAACTTTGAAGTTACAGGCGTTCATCTTGATACAATTGTTGAAGAGGCGCTAAAGCAACCAGGCTGCATTGGTGCAAGGATGACTGGTGCAGGTTTTGGAGGGTGTGCTATTGCAGTTGTTGCAACCGATGGATTAGATGATTTTATCAGGAATGTTTCGCTAAATTACAAGGTAAAAACTGGTCTTGAGCCTAAATTTTACAGGGCTCAAATTGTCGATGGGGTAGATTTTTTAGGAAACTTCTGATATGAAAATTTGGAAGGGCGTTTACAAGGGTCTCAATGCCTTCTTTATTGAGAATGAATTGATAAAATTAACAGTCTTAAAAGACCTTGGTGCAAAAATTGCATCATTAATCTATAAAGAACAGGATTTTGAAGTTGCAGCACAACCTAATAGTGGTTCATACACCCTTCCTCGATTTGGCGATTCTTTTGAAAACTATGATGTGTCGGGTTTCGATGATTGCTTCCCAACAATAGACCCGTGTTTGGATATGGTTGACCACGGCGAACTATGGAGCCGCCCTTGGGATATTGGGGAAGAAAACGGCAGTTTAGTTTGCAGGATTGAAGGCGTGAGGTTCTCCTATCGGTTTGAGCGAATTATCCAGGTAGAGGGAACCACAATTAATTTAAATTACAGGGTTGAAAATGTTGGAGAAAAGCCAATAAATGCGCTATGGGCTTTTCATGGGCTTGTAAGAGGGGATGAATATTCAAGAATAATTATTCCCGGTGTTGATAAAGTAGTAAATGTTCATAAAAGTAAACGCCTTCACGATATAGGGACTGTGCATAATTTTCCTGAAACAGTTCTTCCTGATGGAACTTCCCTCAGGCTTGATAGATTTAACCCTTTTTCGGGAAGAACAGAAAAGTTTTATGCCTATGGAAGACTTAAGATTGGTGAAGCAGCACTTACATTGAACCACGGCAAGCTTGAATACAAACTGAGTTTTAGAGAGGATGTTGTGCATTATTTGGGCTTATGGATTGATGAAGGTGGTTTGAGAAGTGATGGTGCAATTGCTCTTGAGCCAACTACCGCCTTCTATGATTCACCCTGTATTGCAAAAGAAAAAGGGGACATAAAACCAATAGGTCCAGGAGAAACGCTCTCCTGGACCCTCAGGATTTCATTAAAGCCTTTATATTAACTACAACTCGCTTTTTGCAATCTCCTTATAAACAAAGGCACTCTGTCTTGGTTTCCTTTCCTGAGTTTTGAAGTCGACTTCAAACAAGCCAAACTTCATAGAGTAGCCCTCAGCCCACTCAAAATTATCCATTAAAGACCAGTGCATATAACCAATGATATCGACACCCTCTTCTTTTGCCTTTCTCATATACCCAATTGTGTCCTTTATGAGTTGCGGACGCCATTTATCAAGATGATCTGCAACACCATTTTCTGTTATCATAACCGATTTTCCGTATCTTTTCTTAAGGTCAACAAGAAGCCTGTATATGCCTTCAGGGTAGATTTCGTTATTAAAGTCACTTAGTTCTCCTCTGTTAACTGCTTCGTAAGTTGTTTTGGGAGAGAACTTTACAAAAGTGCGTGAGTAATAATTCAAGCCGATAAAATCAAGAGATTCTTTTAGGTCTTGAAGTTTCTCCCCTTTTCCAAATGGTTTTAGTATCTTTCCTTCGAAAATTGAATCGAGGAATGCGTAATCAAACATATACCTTATTTGGTTATTTACGATAACATCAAGAGGGTTGAATTTATTCAATGGTTCAAAAACAACCATATTGTGAGCAATCGAAATAAGCGAATCGCTTTTTTCTGCCCTTATTATTTTGTATGCCTCAAGATGTGATAGAAGGAGTTCTCTTATTGCTGAAAACCCTTCCTGCATATTCTTATGCCCAGGAGGCCAATCGCCCATCATATAACCGAACATCCCCACAACCACAGGCTCATTTATCGTTATCCAGTATTTGACATAAGGAGCAAAGTATGGGACAACCTTCTTAACAAAGCGTGCAAAGTAGTTATGGAAGTTTTCGTTTAGAAATCCTCCCTTTTTGTAAAGCCACAAAGGAATTGTGAAATGGTGAAGCGTTAATACAGGCTCAATCTCCATTTCCTTTAGAGTCTTTAGCATATCGACATAGTGCTCGATTTCTTTCTCGTCAAACTCCCCTTCGTTTTTCTCAATGCGTGACCACTCTACAGAAAACCTATAGGCATTGTTGTTGAGGAACTTTATAAGTTCAAAATCTTCCTTGTACCTATTGTAGTGGTCGCAAGCAACAATTGCTGAATCGCCTGTTTTAATTCTTCCTTCCTTTTCCCATTCGTACCAGTCGTTGTAGATGTTGCCGCCCTCAACCTGATGTGCGGCGGTTGCAACACCCCAAAGGAACTTTCCCATATTTGCCTCCTTTACACTCCCTTTTTATATACTTTTGTTGCATGTTTCAAAAGAGTTTTTCCATCCTTTCCAAAGATTATCTCGCCTGGTTCTTCATCTATTTCGAAGTCCTTTTCTGTTAGATTCACGAAGCCAGTAATAATTGAATCGGCAGTTTCACCAGTGAACTTAAACACATCCTTTGAAAGTTCCAAGACGTGGTCAAGCGTAAAGTCCTTGTAGTTTTGAAGTGCCAAAAGCAATTGAAAGCCCTTTTCATTAAGTGCATAAATCGGGTCTGAAAAGAAAATGAAATCCGAAAGAAAGAAGTTAACGATTAAAATAGTGTTTTGCTCGTCCTCGGTGAGGTGTTTTGGCTTTAGGAAGATAACATCAGGGTCGTTTATGAAGTATTTGCGATTTATATATGACCTTGTGATTGTGTTTCTGAGAGAATTCTTTGCTGAAACTCGCCCCTCAAACCTCAAAAGCTGAGTAAGTGTATCTTCCCATCCGTCCTTTGTATCAGGTCCGATTCTAAGGTAATCATAAAGCCCTTTCTCGAGCATTACAGGTGCTCCACACCCAAGGAGTTTTGAATCTTCTCCGATTGCTTTTCTTAAGGTTTCCATTCCTCTTTTGAATCTTTCAATCCTTGTAGCGTCCACAACCTCATCTTTCGAAACTGCCATAAGGCTATACAGGAAGTCAAACTTGAACATTCTGAAGCCCATTTCCCTGAGTGCGGTGATCTTTTCCGTAAGGTACTCCAAAACTTCATCGTTCATTGGATTAAGTGCGTAGAAATGGCCACTCCAAAGGGGATTAAACCCAACTTGCCTTGGGGCACCCGCCTTATCTTTTACAAGCCAATATTTATGTTGTTTGAATATTTCCGAGTTTTTCTCTACAACAAAAGGCGCAAGCCATATGCCTGGAGTTACGCCCAGGTCGTTTAACTTGTCCACGATAATTTTGAGTTTGCCTTTGAACTTTTCGTTTTCAACCCACTCACCAATGCTTTTTTGCCATCCGTCATCTATCTGGAAGAAGTCGAGTTTAAAGGGGAGGTTTTTGATACTTTCGATATTTTTGATGATTTCATCTGCATCGATAGACCTGTAATAATAGTACCACGAAGTCCAGCCGTAAATTTTCTTGTGTTTTCTTTTTTCGAGGGCTAAACTTTGTGTTTGCTTTGCTACAATTTTAGGCGTAAGAAACTCCCCCTCAACAGCACTTCCTATTTCAAAATAAACCCTCACTGTGTTTTTATTAATGAGTTCGAAACTTGCCTTAAGGGAATTATTCTCGGGGACTAAGTGAATGTAATGATCCCCAAAATTTATGTAAGTAAAGAAGTGAGACCTTCCCTCAGTAAAATTTTCAGGGTCAAGGTAGTGATAGCGAAGAACAGGCATAAGCACTCTTTCAAACCTTGTTTCAGTATCGATTTCATAGGTAGGCGACCAGGATTGAAAACCATTTCGGAGCATATTGATATTTGCGTCATCAAACTTAAGGTCAAAATAAACCTCGCTTATGTCGATTTTCTTTTCTGAAAAAATTCTTATGGATAAGTCGTCGTTAAAACTAATCTCAAAATCCTCTTCCTTTATTGAAGGAATTTCTCTTTCGATTGGTTTTCCCTCTATTATTACGCCCAATTTAGCAAACTTGAAATCAGGCTTTTTCATGCTCTATTTCCTTTCTCATTTCTTCCATACGGCTTCTTACCTTTAATGCGTCTTTTTCTATTGATGTTGCAACGACAAATAGAAGTAATCCGCAGGGAATCCAGAATAGCGCTGAGGTTGTCATTGCAAAGTCAAGCCCTTTAACCGAAGATATAAGTCCACCAATAAAAGGACCCAACCCCATACCAATGTTATCAGTGAGGTTAAATATTGATGAGATTGCACCTCTATGCTCTGGAAGGTTTACATTCATAAGTATTGCTCGTACATTTGGGCCAGATGTGGATATGAGGAGCGCACCCAAAAATCCGAAAATACCTGGCACAAGAAGGTCTTTAATTGTGGGGTTTTGAGGGGCAGGCCACATAAGTGTAATTAAAATTGGCACAACCCCTATAAGTTGCATAACTCCAAGGAATATCGGAAGCAAACTTCTTTTCTTAAGATATATGCTATTGCCGATAAGCCCACCCAAAAGTTTCCCAAGGACAGTCCCGAGTCCTAGAATTATCAAAAGTACAGTTCCAAGTTGGACGGGGAAGTGTTTGTACCTCTGATAGAAGACAATAAGGTAGAATGGAATTATTCCCCAGGCAACAGTCCCCGGGATGCCCTGCAAAAACAACCAGATGTTTGTTGGGACTTTCAAAAGACGCAGATAATCCTTGAGCCGTAAGCTGCCTTTGTACTGTTTTCCTTCAATCATATACTCTCTAATTTCCTGTTCGCCTGCACCTCTTGGGGGTTCTTTAGCAAAGAGCATTCCTATTACAAAAAGGAAATTTGGTGCCGAAACGACCATAAACGGGACACGCCACCCTAAAGCAGGACCCAAGAAGCCTGCAATAATCATTCCAAGAAGTACGCCAATTGTCGTTATTGCATCATACCATGCCTGTGCTCTTGGTCGTGTTTTCTCAGTGAAGAAATCGCCAATAAGTGAAAATGCAATGGGGACAGATCCTCCAATACCAATGCCTGTAAGGACTCTTAAGAAAAGCATCTGATGGTAACTCTCTGCAAATCCTGTAAGAAAGCATGGAATTTCTCCAAGAAGCGTTGTAATGATGAGAAGTATCCTTCTTGAATACTTATCCGATAAATACCCCCAGAGAAGCGTTACAACTGATGCAATGATAGTAAATGCAGAACCGATTAATCCTATTTCCTTGTCCCCAATTTTAAATTCGTTTTCGATTGCCTGAATGTTTGGGGACATTACATTTTGGTCGGCAAGAAGGATGATGCCTGAAACAAGCAAGATCGTAAAGAGCAGCCTGACCCTCTTGTCGAAGTTGTAGATTTCCTTAAGTCCCATTTTTTCGTAGATTCTCATCTGCGCCTCCTTTTTTGTTTATATACTAAATTAGCATTTTTATTCCTCAAATTTATAAACAAGTGCTTCATAGGGCCTTAACTTAATCCTGCCATTCGATTCGTATGGACCTTCTTTTAGATTTTTTATTAAAAGTTTCTTGTTGCTATTTTTAAGATCCTTTGGAAGTTGGATAGTTGAAGGTTTACTTGTTAAATTCAAAATCACAAGACATCTTTCGTTTTCAAGTTCACGAAGGTATGCAAATACGCTTTTGTGCTTTTCGAAAAGAGGGACAAAATTTCCATAAATTAGACAAGGATTTTCCTTTCTCACCTTGATCATACGCCTGTAGTAGTTCAAAATTGAATCTTCATTGGATTCGTCTTTTTCTACATTTATTTCTTTATAGTTTGGGTTTACCTTAATCCATGGTTTTCCGGTTGTAAACCCTGCATTTGGACTTGCGTTCCACTGCATTGGAGTGCGTGCATTGTCTCGACCGAGTTTGTGTATTGCGTACATAATATAACGTTGTATTAAAGGTTTGATGATAGGTGGCGCCTTTTTAGAGTATTCACTATAGATGTTAAGGGTCGCAGTATCACGGTAGTCTTCGATTGATTTAAATGCAATATTTGTCATTCCAATCTCTTCGCCCTGGTAGATAAAAGGTGTCCCCTCAAGTGTTAGTGTAAGTGTTGCTAATAACTTTGCCGACTCTACTCTGTAAGCCCTGTCGTTTCCAAAGCGGGAAACTATTCTCGGGTAGTCGTGGTTGCCAAGAAAAACGCCTGTCCATCCCTTTCCATGAAGAGCAATTTGCCACTTTGTAATAATCTGTTTGAATTCATAAGGTGTCCATTTTTTAAGAAGTGAGCTACCAGGAGTAAAACCGTCTATCTCCATAAGTTCTGATGGAAATATCATATTGAGTTCGTGTCTGTCAAATCCTGTATAGAGGATTGCATCATCTGTTGTAACCTTGAGAGTTTCGCCAACAGTCATAATGTCGTATTTTGAAAGCACTTTCTCGTTCATCTCCCTGAGGTAATTGTGGACCTTAGGTCCGTTTAAGAAGAATTGTCCTGCAAATTTGTACCCTTTTCCTTTTCCTGGGACATCGGGCAAATCCTTGTGCT comes from the Caldisericum sp. genome and includes:
- a CDS encoding galactokinase — translated: MNLNKLKEEFTALYGEGKVDVFFAPGRVNLIGEHIDYNGGLVMPATISLGIYGLKRKRNDSIINLVSKDAPNRVAIDLNEEIKYVASDGWANYPKGVIKKLLEEGFKVEGADIMFASTLPMGSGLSSSAAIEVLTAFMMLYPENQIDRIKIAKMCKDVENNFVGVNCGIMDQFAVSMGKKDHAILLNSDTLEYEYVPIKLGEFTLVIMDTGKRRELNESKYNERRKECEEALSNIQQKKAISNLCEASLEDILLLDNEVLRKRTLHVITENVRVKKASIALKNGDIKEFGKLLVESHNSLRDNFEVTGVHLDTIVEEALKQPGCIGARMTGAGFGGCAIAVVATDGLDDFIRNVSLNYKVKTGLEPKFYRAQIVDGVDFLGNF
- a CDS encoding alpha-glucosidase, with protein sequence MGEKRKLKKAQLENQFSPWWKEAVVYEIYPRSFNDSNGDGIGDLRGIIQKLDYLKSLGVDVLWICPIYKSPNADYGYDVADYYEINPEYGTMDDFKELLGQAHKRGLKVVMDLVVNHTSDEHPWFIASRSSRDNDKRDYYIWRKGCCGREPNNWASYFTASAWTYDPETDEYYLHLFSEKQPDLNWENHKLRNDIYEMMKWWLDQGIDGFRMDVINCISKHKDLPDVPGKGKGYKFAGQFFLNGPKVHNYLREMNEKVLSKYDIMTVGETLKVTTDDAILYTGFDRHELNMIFPSELMEIDGFTPGSSLLKKWTPYEFKQIITKWQIALHGKGWTGVFLGNHDYPRIVSRFGNDRAYRVESAKLLATLTLTLEGTPFIYQGEEIGMTNIAFKSIEDYRDTATLNIYSEYSKKAPPIIKPLIQRYIMYAIHKLGRDNARTPMQWNASPNAGFTTGKPWIKVNPNYKEINVEKDESNEDSILNYYRRMIKVRKENPCLIYGNFVPLFEKHKSVFAYLRELENERCLVILNLTSKPSTIQLPKDLKNSNKKLLIKNLKEGPYESNGRIKLRPYEALVYKFEE
- a CDS encoding alpha-galactosidase translates to MKKPDFKFAKLGVIIEGKPIEREIPSIKEEDFEISFNDDLSIRIFSEKKIDISEVYFDLKFDDANINMLRNGFQSWSPTYEIDTETRFERVLMPVLRYHYLDPENFTEGRSHFFTYINFGDHYIHLVPENNSLKASFELINKNTVRVYFEIGSAVEGEFLTPKIVAKQTQSLALEKRKHKKIYGWTSWYYYYRSIDADEIIKNIESIKNLPFKLDFFQIDDGWQKSIGEWVENEKFKGKLKIIVDKLNDLGVTPGIWLAPFVVEKNSEIFKQHKYWLVKDKAGAPRQVGFNPLWSGHFYALNPMNDEVLEYLTEKITALREMGFRMFKFDFLYSLMAVSKDEVVDATRIERFKRGMETLRKAIGEDSKLLGCGAPVMLEKGLYDYLRIGPDTKDGWEDTLTQLLRFEGRVSAKNSLRNTITRSYINRKYFINDPDVIFLKPKHLTEDEQNTILIVNFFLSDFIFFSDPIYALNEKGFQLLLALQNYKDFTLDHVLELSKDVFKFTGETADSIITGFVNLTEKDFEIDEEPGEIIFGKDGKTLLKHATKVYKKGV
- a CDS encoding MFS transporter, whose product is MRIYEKMGLKEIYNFDKRVRLLFTILLVSGIILLADQNVMSPNIQAIENEFKIGDKEIGLIGSAFTIIASVVTLLWGYLSDKYSRRILLIITTLLGEIPCFLTGFAESYHQMLFLRVLTGIGIGGSVPIAFSLIGDFFTEKTRPRAQAWYDAITTIGVLLGMIIAGFLGPALGWRVPFMVVSAPNFLFVIGMLFAKEPPRGAGEQEIREYMIEGKQYKGSLRLKDYLRLLKVPTNIWLFLQGIPGTVAWGIIPFYLIVFYQRYKHFPVQLGTVLLIILGLGTVLGKLLGGLIGNSIYLKKRSLLPIFLGVMQLIGVVPILITLMWPAPQNPTIKDLLVPGIFGFLGALLISTSGPNVRAILMNVNLPEHRGAISSIFNLTDNIGMGLGPFIGGLISSVKGLDFAMTTSALFWIPCGLLLFVVATSIEKDALKVRSRMEEMRKEIEHEKA
- a CDS encoding family 1 glycosylhydrolase, whose protein sequence is MGKFLWGVATAAHQVEGGNIYNDWYEWEKEGRIKTGDSAIVACDHYNRYKEDFELIKFLNNNAYRFSVEWSRIEKNEGEFDEKEIEHYVDMLKTLKEMEIEPVLTLHHFTIPLWLYKKGGFLNENFHNYFARFVKKVVPYFAPYVKYWITINEPVVVGMFGYMMGDWPPGHKNMQEGFSAIRELLLSHLEAYKIIRAEKSDSLISIAHNMVVFEPLNKFNPLDVIVNNQIRYMFDYAFLDSIFEGKILKPFGKGEKLQDLKESLDFIGLNYYSRTFVKFSPKTTYEAVNRGELSDFNNEIYPEGIYRLLVDLKKRYGKSVMITENGVADHLDKWRPQLIKDTIGYMRKAKEEGVDIIGYMHWSLMDNFEWAEGYSMKFGLFEVDFKTQERKPRQSAFVYKEIAKSEL